A region of Effusibacillus pohliae DSM 22757 DNA encodes the following proteins:
- a CDS encoding ATP-binding protein, protein MIRNSVVLKLWLTIIALVVFVLSLLAVFLEQLFDTYFYSSQEEALTNRAAYISNLLVRETNPSLAITISEELLKESNSHMYIIGPLFSQRDSNYLDDFPPDIRQKLLNGEPVLRRGTTPGFGNFKSETNSAWVFYPILEQNRLRAVLLIHQPVAEIEKAIEQIRRLIFFAAAVGAALTTGLAFVVSKNLSRPVIQMTKVAEKMAQGDFHGKVNVVTGDEVGRLGHTLNFLAESLAETIDHLSKEKEQLSGILLSMTDGVVSADLDGKVTLANPPAQKWLRALLLKETGSPGDDRLPKQLDDLKNRVLEDPKTKVTELNWQGRYIALTMTPLYEPGREAVRGVVAVFRDVTEERTLERMRKDFVASVSHELRTPLAMIQGYGEALLDEFGDDPEQRRELTHIILDETHRMKRLVNDLLDLAQLEAGQFELHTSEIDLASVVRSVGRKFQTLAHERGLDFRVDFDEHESYPIVGDSDRLEQVLTNLIDNAMRHTLSGGAVTVAMQKEEHYVRVSVSDTGEGIPEEDLPFIFERFYKVDKARTRSKGGTGLGLSIAKNIVQKHRGEIVVSSALGKGTTFTVILPLLQKDAPLHA, encoded by the coding sequence GTGATCCGCAACAGCGTTGTTCTCAAGCTCTGGTTGACGATCATTGCGTTGGTCGTGTTTGTTCTGTCGCTGCTGGCCGTTTTCTTGGAACAGTTGTTTGATACTTATTTTTATTCCTCACAGGAAGAAGCGCTGACCAACCGGGCGGCCTATATCAGCAACCTGCTGGTGCGGGAAACGAACCCGAGCCTGGCGATCACGATCAGCGAGGAACTCCTGAAGGAATCGAACAGCCATATGTATATCATCGGGCCCCTGTTTTCCCAACGAGACTCGAATTATCTGGACGATTTTCCGCCCGACATCAGGCAGAAATTGCTGAATGGCGAACCGGTCCTGCGCCGCGGTACGACCCCCGGTTTCGGCAACTTCAAATCGGAAACGAACAGCGCCTGGGTGTTTTATCCGATTCTGGAGCAAAACCGATTGCGGGCAGTGCTACTGATTCATCAGCCGGTAGCGGAAATTGAAAAGGCGATCGAACAGATCCGCCGCCTGATTTTCTTTGCCGCCGCGGTCGGAGCGGCGCTGACCACCGGACTCGCTTTCGTGGTGTCCAAAAACCTGTCGCGGCCGGTCATTCAGATGACAAAAGTGGCGGAAAAAATGGCACAGGGCGATTTTCACGGGAAAGTGAACGTGGTGACCGGCGACGAGGTCGGCCGCCTTGGGCATACGTTAAACTTTCTGGCCGAAAGTCTGGCGGAAACGATCGACCATTTGTCGAAGGAAAAGGAACAGTTATCCGGAATTTTGCTGTCGATGACAGACGGTGTGGTGTCGGCCGACCTGGACGGGAAAGTGACACTCGCCAATCCGCCGGCGCAAAAATGGCTACGTGCCTTGTTGCTGAAAGAAACGGGCAGTCCAGGCGACGACCGGTTGCCGAAACAACTGGACGATCTGAAAAATCGGGTGCTGGAAGATCCGAAAACGAAAGTCACGGAACTCAACTGGCAAGGGCGTTATATTGCGCTGACGATGACCCCGCTGTACGAGCCGGGCAGGGAGGCGGTGCGCGGGGTGGTGGCCGTTTTTCGGGATGTCACGGAAGAGCGTACGCTGGAGCGGATGCGCAAGGATTTTGTGGCCAGCGTTTCGCACGAACTGCGCACGCCGCTGGCGATGATCCAGGGCTACGGGGAGGCTCTGCTGGACGAGTTCGGGGATGATCCGGAACAGCGCCGGGAACTTACCCACATCATCTTGGACGAGACGCACCGGATGAAGCGGCTGGTCAACGATTTGCTCGACCTGGCCCAGCTGGAGGCGGGACAGTTTGAGCTGCACACGTCGGAGATCGATCTGGCCAGCGTGGTCCGATCCGTTGGACGCAAGTTTCAGACATTGGCGCATGAACGCGGCCTCGATTTTCGAGTCGATTTTGACGAACACGAGTCGTACCCGATCGTCGGGGATTCGGATCGGTTGGAGCAGGTCCTGACAAATCTGATCGACAACGCGATGCGGCACACGTTGAGCGGTGGTGCCGTAACGGTCGCTATGCAGAAGGAAGAGCATTATGTGCGGGTATCGGTGTCCGATACCGGGGAAGGGATTCCGGAAGAGGATTTGCCGTTTATTTTTGAGCGCTTCTACAAAGTG
- a CDS encoding response regulator transcription factor, with product MEPNVRILVVDDEERIRKLVRMYLERNGFQVEEAEDGQQALEMAFANEYDLIVLDLMLPGMDGRKVCEEIRKKSDVPVIMLTAAGDESSRIHGFELGADDYVVKPFSPRELVMRVKALLKRTQPKHDAAHQEIAHVLSTHGLTINMDSRKVLVEGEEVSLTPKEYELLCYLVQRPDKVFSREELLRDVWNYQFFGDQRTVDTHVKRLREKLGRYSEKVAEMIVTVWGVGYKFEVRE from the coding sequence ATGGAACCGAATGTTCGAATTCTGGTAGTGGATGACGAAGAGCGCATTCGCAAACTGGTTCGTATGTACCTGGAACGAAACGGGTTTCAAGTGGAGGAAGCGGAAGATGGCCAGCAGGCGCTGGAAATGGCGTTCGCCAATGAGTATGACCTGATTGTGCTCGATTTGATGCTGCCGGGCATGGACGGCCGCAAAGTGTGCGAGGAAATCCGCAAAAAAAGCGACGTGCCGGTAATCATGCTGACCGCGGCCGGCGATGAATCGAGCCGTATCCACGGGTTTGAGCTGGGGGCGGACGATTATGTGGTGAAACCGTTTTCGCCGCGCGAGCTTGTGATGCGCGTGAAAGCGCTGTTAAAGCGGACGCAGCCGAAACACGACGCGGCGCATCAGGAGATCGCGCATGTTCTCTCCACACACGGACTGACGATCAACATGGATTCGCGCAAGGTGCTGGTGGAAGGGGAAGAGGTGTCGCTGACGCCGAAGGAATACGAACTGCTTTGTTACCTGGTGCAGCGTCCCGACAAGGTGTTTTCGCGTGAAGAATTGCTGCGGGATGTATGGAATTATCAGTTCTTCGGCGATCAGCGGACGGTCGATACGCATGTCAAGCGGTTGCGGGAAAAATTGGGACGCTATTCCGAAAAAGTGGCGGAAATGATCGTCACTGTTTGGGGAGTCGGGTACAAGTTCGAGGTGCGCGAGTGA
- the ccsB gene encoding c-type cytochrome biogenesis protein CcsB: MLTISAWLYWMAFFGYLIASILYIVGVTGRKMKIRNGEANANVWTHWGYVAAIVAVLVQLAGFITRWIGSGHSPTSNMYEYMSFWAWCIMLAFVVISAFYRFPILGAFAAPTALAVLGYANVFPDESQALIPALKSYWLYIHVTTAALGEGVLTIAFAAALMHLLVITDVSKWDRKSKALEFVLFLFIALFGFVTISLIFKIQHYQLAEPVTGNVYSLPPLIGPIGTPIGSLGSFLGIPLPLFNVPSWMTGAKAAVKSNTLLWTFLTALILYSLLRSLNRKPLVLSVSEWVQGLDAPSLDELSYRAVAIGYPIFTLGALVFAMIWAQEAWGSYWQWDPKETWALITWLYYTAYLHLRLTRGWEGERASWMAVAGFVVILFLLVGVNFLIVGLHAYA, translated from the coding sequence ATGTTGACAATCTCTGCATGGCTGTATTGGATGGCGTTTTTCGGCTATTTGATCGCTTCGATCCTTTATATCGTCGGCGTCACCGGCCGCAAGATGAAGATCAGAAACGGGGAAGCGAACGCCAACGTCTGGACGCACTGGGGCTATGTGGCGGCCATCGTCGCTGTGCTCGTCCAGTTGGCAGGTTTCATCACTCGCTGGATCGGCAGCGGCCATTCGCCGACATCCAACATGTACGAATACATGAGTTTCTGGGCGTGGTGCATCATGCTGGCGTTCGTCGTGATCAGCGCGTTCTACCGGTTCCCGATCCTGGGGGCGTTCGCCGCGCCGACCGCGCTCGCCGTATTGGGGTACGCGAATGTGTTTCCCGACGAATCGCAGGCGCTGATTCCGGCGTTGAAAAGCTATTGGCTGTACATTCACGTCACCACGGCGGCACTGGGGGAAGGCGTGCTGACGATCGCGTTCGCGGCCGCGCTGATGCACCTGTTGGTGATCACCGATGTGAGCAAATGGGACCGCAAGAGCAAGGCGCTGGAGTTCGTTTTGTTCCTGTTTATTGCACTGTTTGGTTTTGTCACGATCTCGCTGATTTTCAAAATCCAGCACTATCAACTGGCGGAACCTGTCACCGGCAATGTCTACTCGCTGCCGCCGCTGATCGGACCGATTGGGACTCCCATCGGCTCGCTCGGGAGCTTTCTTGGCATCCCGCTGCCGCTGTTCAACGTTCCAAGCTGGATGACGGGAGCCAAGGCAGCTGTCAAGTCGAATACGCTGTTGTGGACGTTTTTGACTGCCCTCATCCTGTACAGTCTGTTGCGTTCGTTGAACCGCAAGCCATTGGTTCTGTCGGTGTCGGAGTGGGTGCAGGGGTTGGACGCGCCGTCGCTTGACGAACTTTCCTACCGAGCGGTGGCAATCGGGTACCCGATTTTTACGCTCGGCGCTTTGGTGTTCGCGATGATCTGGGCGCAGGAAGCATGGGGTTCCTATTGGCAGTGGGACCCGAAAGAAACGTGGGCGTTGATCACCTGGCTGTATTATACCGCCTATCTGCACCTTCGCCTGACGCGCGGTTGGGAGGGAGAGCGCGCTTCCTGGATGGCCGTGGCCGGTTTTGTGGTGATCTTGTTCCTGCTGGTGGGAGTCAACTTCCTGATCGTGGGTCTCCATGCATACGCCTGA